In Microcoleus sp. AS-A8, the following are encoded in one genomic region:
- a CDS encoding glycerophosphodiester phosphodiesterase, with translation MAITISKLPIVIGHRGACGYRPEHTLASYELAIQMGADYIEPDLVSTKDGVLVARHENDISETTDVSDAREFANRKTTKIIGDQKVTGWFTEDFTLAELKTLRAKERLPFRNHAFDGHFEIPTLQEIIDLVKNRSTETGSAIGIYPETKHPTYFKSINLSLEDPLVALLEANGYTSQHDPIYIQSFEVENLKQLNQMTHLPLVQLLAHGEQQPYDLMVKGDSRTYADLTTPEELAKIAQYADAIGPYKGLIVPIQTKRLQPPTCLIDDAHAVGLRVHTWTFRNEQQYLASDYNGNSEAEYEQFFKLGIDGVFSDFPDTAVSVRNRILSGST, from the coding sequence ATGGCTATCACTATCAGCAAACTCCCCATTGTGATTGGGCATCGAGGAGCCTGTGGTTACCGCCCAGAGCATACCCTCGCGTCCTATGAGTTGGCGATTCAGATGGGAGCTGACTATATTGAACCAGATCTCGTCTCCACCAAAGACGGTGTTCTAGTTGCTCGTCATGAAAATGATATTTCTGAGACGACGGATGTCAGCGACGCGAGAGAGTTTGCTAACCGCAAAACGACTAAAATTATTGGTGATCAAAAAGTGACAGGTTGGTTCACGGAAGATTTCACCTTGGCAGAACTTAAAACACTTCGAGCCAAAGAGCGCTTGCCTTTCCGGAATCATGCCTTTGATGGTCACTTTGAAATCCCAACGCTACAAGAGATAATTGATTTAGTCAAAAACAGAAGTACCGAGACGGGAAGCGCGATCGGTATCTATCCAGAAACTAAGCATCCTACCTACTTCAAATCCATCAATCTTTCACTAGAAGACCCTTTAGTCGCCCTTCTGGAAGCGAACGGTTACACCAGCCAACACGACCCCATCTACATTCAATCCTTTGAAGTCGAAAACCTCAAACAGTTGAATCAGATGACCCATCTACCTTTGGTGCAGTTACTAGCTCACGGAGAGCAGCAACCATATGATTTGATGGTGAAGGGTGACTCTCGCACCTATGCTGATTTAACCACTCCGGAAGAATTAGCGAAGATTGCCCAATATGCTGATGCAATTGGCCCCTATAAAGGGTTAATTGTACCCATACAGACGAAACGGCTACAACCGCCTACCTGTTTAATTGACGATGCTCATGCCGTTGGGTTAAGGGTGCATACCTGGACATTTCGGAATGAACAGCAGTATCTTGCTTCCGACTACAACGGAAACAGTGAGGCAGAATATGAGCAGTTTTT
- a CDS encoding 2-oxo acid dehydrogenase subunit E2: MIHEVFMPALSSTMTEGKIVSWVKSPGDKVEKGETVVVVESDKADMDVESFYEGYLAVITVPAGESAPVGAAIALLAETEADIEQVQQQAAQSSQGTAVSTPQTDSVPTPTPGQVEAAPEVAQDTPSRRNGRIVASPRARKLAKELRVDLNSLTGSGPHGRVVAEDVEAAVGKASSPAPAPAATTTAPRPASTPAPATPAPRPAPTPAVPVAALGETVPFNTLQNAVVRNMVASLQVPTFHVGYTITTDELDKLYKKIKSKGVTMTALLAKAVAVTLQKHPLVNASCVEQGIQYHSSINIAVAVAMPGGGLITPVLQQADQVDIYSLSRSWKDLVERARLKQLQPEEYSSGTFTLSNLGMFGVDRFDAILPPGQGSILAIGASRPSVVATEEGMMGVRRQMQVNITCDHRIIYGADAAAFLQDLAKLIETDPQSLTL, translated from the coding sequence ATGATCCACGAAGTTTTCATGCCCGCCCTCAGTTCCACAATGACCGAAGGCAAAATAGTTTCTTGGGTGAAATCTCCAGGGGACAAAGTTGAGAAAGGCGAAACGGTGGTGGTGGTTGAGTCGGATAAGGCAGATATGGACGTAGAGTCCTTCTATGAAGGCTATCTGGCTGTGATCACGGTACCGGCTGGTGAATCGGCTCCCGTAGGGGCGGCGATCGCACTTTTGGCAGAAACGGAGGCTGATATTGAGCAAGTCCAACAACAAGCGGCTCAATCCAGCCAAGGAACTGCTGTTTCCACCCCTCAAACAGACTCGGTACCCACACCGACGCCTGGACAAGTAGAGGCTGCCCCAGAGGTGGCTCAAGATACCCCCAGCCGTCGCAATGGACGGATTGTCGCCTCACCTCGCGCTCGCAAGTTAGCCAAGGAACTCCGCGTCGATCTGAACAGCCTCACAGGCAGTGGCCCTCATGGGCGAGTTGTTGCCGAGGATGTGGAAGCCGCCGTGGGGAAAGCGAGTAGTCCCGCACCTGCGCCAGCCGCGACGACAACAGCACCTCGTCCAGCCTCAACCCCTGCTCCAGCTACCCCCGCACCTCGTCCAGCACCCACTCCAGCGGTTCCCGTTGCTGCCTTGGGTGAAACCGTACCGTTTAATACGCTGCAAAATGCGGTTGTACGGAATATGGTTGCCAGCCTTCAGGTGCCTACCTTCCATGTTGGCTATACCATTACAACCGATGAGCTGGATAAGTTATACAAAAAAATCAAGTCCAAAGGCGTGACGATGACGGCACTGCTGGCGAAGGCAGTGGCGGTTACGTTGCAAAAACATCCTTTGGTCAATGCGAGTTGTGTAGAACAAGGCATTCAGTATCATAGTTCCATCAATATTGCCGTCGCGGTGGCAATGCCAGGTGGGGGGCTGATTACGCCGGTCTTACAACAAGCTGACCAAGTTGATATTTATTCCCTGTCTCGCAGTTGGAAAGACTTGGTAGAACGTGCCAGACTCAAACAGTTGCAGCCGGAGGAATATAGCTCTGGTACCTTCACGCTGTCCAATTTGGGCATGTTTGGGGTTGACCGTTTTGATGCTATTTTGCCGCCGGGACAAGGGTCAATTTTGGCGATCGGAGCTTCACGTCCTAGCGTCGTGGCAACTGAGGAGGGAATGATGGGTGTGCGGCGTCAGATGCAGGTGAATATCACTTGTGACCATCGGATTATCTACGGTGCTGATGCGGCAGCGTTCCTGCAAGATTTGGCGAAGTTGATTGAAACCGATCCGCAATCGTTAACGCTTTAG
- a CDS encoding rhodanese-like domain-containing protein has product MLDAHTNVSNFIPQGNPVGKLTQLPFVGNRLVQTQVPQMSVQQLQQLLTKNASNLLLIDVRYNSEYNIAHLPGEWFLIPYPQIKAGAGVVKIKQLIQEKQQHHPNEELQVLILCRAGIRSAHSVFRLQQAGIKATNITGGIDAWRESIDQSLPRYERKDIPEIKLSLANKRSPKQRWLSGCGVALALGAVGAVGAVRYNSDLLRPLIQAGVPLAAASDLPIIGYAIQEASEPVMSVQQLQKLMSSTQENYLLVDVRTPDEYKFSHIPGAVSLPLQDIEQGKGINEIKSQLKGRQVLAYCTAGKRSARALVLLNHAGIAGTKVQGGIEAWAKEIQPSLPLNHHL; this is encoded by the coding sequence ATGCTCGACGCCCACACGAATGTATCCAACTTCATCCCTCAAGGCAATCCCGTCGGCAAACTTACCCAACTTCCCTTCGTCGGCAATCGGTTGGTGCAAACGCAAGTCCCTCAGATGAGCGTCCAACAACTCCAGCAACTTTTGACGAAAAACGCCTCCAATCTCCTACTAATTGATGTGCGCTACAACAGTGAATACAACATTGCCCATTTACCTGGAGAGTGGTTCCTGATTCCCTATCCACAAATCAAAGCGGGTGCAGGAGTAGTAAAAATCAAACAACTCATCCAAGAAAAACAACAGCATCACCCCAACGAAGAACTGCAAGTCCTCATTTTGTGTAGAGCTGGGATTCGCTCAGCCCACAGTGTCTTTCGCCTACAACAAGCAGGTATCAAAGCCACCAATATTACGGGTGGGATTGATGCCTGGAGAGAGTCCATCGACCAAAGTCTTCCCAGGTACGAGCGTAAAGACATCCCCGAAATTAAGTTAAGCTTGGCAAATAAGCGATCGCCCAAACAACGCTGGTTATCCGGTTGTGGTGTGGCCCTCGCCTTGGGCGCTGTGGGTGCTGTAGGAGCGGTACGCTACAACTCTGACTTACTACGACCTCTGATCCAAGCGGGAGTGCCTTTAGCGGCGGCTTCAGACTTACCCATCATTGGCTATGCGATTCAAGAAGCGTCTGAGCCAGTCATGAGTGTACAGCAACTCCAGAAACTCATGAGTAGCACGCAGGAAAATTACCTGTTGGTCGATGTTCGCACACCTGATGAATACAAATTTTCACACATCCCCGGTGCCGTCTCGCTGCCCCTACAAGACATAGAACAAGGCAAAGGCATTAACGAGATTAAGTCCCAGCTTAAAGGCCGTCAAGTCCTGGCTTACTGCACGGCTGGCAAACGCTCTGCCCGTGCGTTAGTACTGCTCAATCACGCTGGGATTGCTGGAACCAAAGTCCAAGGTGGTATCGAAGCTTGGGCAAAAGAAATTCAGCCATCACTACCTTTAAACCACCATCTGTAG
- a CDS encoding YlqD family protein, whose translation MDDFKSNLLLKRPVNIKAIVTPRWKEEVQQQLQAQINQIDSQLQQLDMQGQRAIAEIQKQSLQPPGPQVAQQIENIQMQVNQKKSELLEQKNQQLQQLQQIQMLELDQEVNQGQMESYFRVEPGDNLVRKMNVEILLRDGVVEEIRGDV comes from the coding sequence ATGGACGACTTTAAGTCAAACTTGCTGTTAAAGCGACCCGTTAACATCAAAGCCATCGTCACCCCCCGATGGAAGGAAGAGGTTCAGCAGCAACTTCAAGCGCAGATCAACCAAATTGACTCTCAGTTGCAACAACTCGATATGCAGGGGCAACGAGCGATCGCAGAAATTCAAAAGCAATCGTTGCAACCTCCTGGGCCGCAGGTGGCGCAACAAATCGAAAATATCCAAATGCAGGTCAATCAAAAGAAAAGTGAACTGCTAGAACAAAAAAATCAACAGCTCCAGCAACTACAACAAATACAAATGCTCGAACTGGATCAAGAAGTGAATCAAGGTCAGATGGAAAGCTATTTCCGTGTAGAACCTGGAGATAACTTGGTGCGAAAAATGAATGTAGAAATTCTGCTCAGAGATGGAGTGGTAGAAGAAATTCGGGGTGATGTTTAG
- a CDS encoding long-chain fatty acid--CoA ligase: MSNDHPAHRLTQEESNNLKRAADYSSVQSLPEIWPLAAQRFKNIVALNDPHGVGALGAKPSTLTYAQLYQQIQQFAAGLQSLGFKTELDETGIPTRIALFADNSPRWMIADQGIITAGAANAVRSAQAEREELLYILEDSGSIGLVVENLALLKTLRDRLDSLPIEWVILLSEEKPPEGETLKIINYAELMAAGASRPLTSVTHNQDTLATLLYTSGTTGKPKGVMLTHGNLLHQVINIGSVWVPEPGDKVLSILPSWHAYERAVEYFILSQGCTQIYTNLRNVKKDLREFKPQLMVGVPRLWESIYEGVQKQFREQPANKQRLVQNFLSASKRYIEAQRLAQGLSLENLQPSAIERLKARAQATALWPVHQLAHKIVYQKVREATGGQIKIVISGGGSLARHLDDFFEIIGVEVLVGYGLTETSPVTNVRRPWRNLRYSSGPPMPGTEVRIVDPETRQTLPQGKLGLVLVKGPQVMQGYYKKPEATAKAIDAEGWFDTGDLGWVTPENHLVLTGRAKDTIVLTNGENIEPQPIEDACIRSAYIDQIMLVGQDQRSLGALIVPNIEALQQWAAAQNLALRLPNAVSSQSAAPPEEFRTAIDLHSKEVQSLFRSELNREVKNRPGYRADDRIGPFELILEPFSLENGMMTQTLKIRRPVVMERYHDIIIGMFA, translated from the coding sequence ATGTCGAACGACCACCCTGCTCACCGCCTTACCCAGGAAGAGAGTAATAACCTCAAACGTGCTGCGGATTATTCCTCAGTGCAGTCCCTTCCAGAAATTTGGCCTCTTGCTGCTCAACGCTTTAAGAATATTGTTGCTCTCAACGACCCTCATGGTGTCGGAGCGCTCGGTGCTAAACCTTCGACCCTCACCTATGCCCAGTTATATCAGCAGATTCAGCAATTTGCGGCTGGGTTGCAATCACTGGGCTTCAAGACAGAATTGGATGAAACAGGCATCCCGACTCGGATTGCTCTGTTTGCCGACAACAGTCCCCGATGGATGATTGCCGATCAGGGCATCATTACAGCAGGGGCGGCAAATGCTGTGCGTAGTGCTCAGGCAGAGCGTGAAGAACTGCTCTATATTCTGGAAGATAGCGGTAGCATCGGTTTAGTGGTAGAGAACCTCGCCTTGCTGAAAACTTTGCGCGATCGCTTAGACTCTCTTCCCATTGAGTGGGTGATTCTCCTCTCCGAAGAAAAGCCGCCGGAAGGCGAAACGCTGAAAATTATCAACTATGCCGAGTTAATGGCAGCCGGGGCATCCCGCCCCCTGACGAGTGTTACCCACAACCAGGATACTTTAGCCACCCTACTCTACACCTCCGGTACCACAGGTAAACCCAAGGGCGTCATGCTGACTCATGGTAACTTGCTGCATCAAGTTATAAACATTGGTTCCGTATGGGTACCGGAACCGGGCGATAAAGTTCTTTCCATCCTTCCCAGTTGGCACGCCTACGAGCGAGCGGTTGAGTATTTCATCCTTTCCCAAGGTTGCACGCAGATTTATACGAACTTACGTAACGTCAAAAAAGACCTGAGAGAATTTAAACCCCAATTGATGGTAGGTGTACCACGACTGTGGGAATCAATTTACGAAGGCGTGCAAAAGCAGTTCCGCGAACAGCCTGCAAATAAGCAGCGATTGGTACAAAACTTCCTGAGCGCAAGTAAACGTTACATTGAAGCACAGCGTCTAGCGCAGGGATTGAGCTTAGAAAACCTCCAGCCCTCAGCCATCGAACGACTAAAAGCCCGTGCCCAAGCCACTGCCCTCTGGCCTGTTCATCAACTAGCACACAAGATCGTTTATCAAAAAGTCCGCGAGGCAACCGGGGGACAAATTAAGATCGTCATTAGCGGTGGCGGTTCCCTGGCAAGGCACTTGGATGACTTTTTTGAAATTATTGGTGTAGAGGTGTTGGTGGGCTACGGTTTGACAGAAACCTCTCCCGTGACCAACGTGCGCCGTCCTTGGCGTAACTTGCGCTATAGTTCAGGCCCACCCATGCCTGGTACAGAAGTTCGGATTGTTGACCCCGAAACTCGTCAGACTCTGCCTCAAGGAAAGCTGGGCTTGGTTCTGGTAAAGGGACCGCAAGTGATGCAAGGTTATTACAAAAAACCGGAAGCCACTGCTAAGGCAATTGATGCGGAAGGTTGGTTTGATACGGGGGATTTGGGTTGGGTGACACCGGAAAATCACCTCGTGCTGACCGGTCGGGCAAAGGACACCATTGTGTTAACCAATGGTGAGAATATTGAGCCACAGCCGATTGAAGATGCATGTATACGCAGCGCTTACATCGATCAGATTATGCTAGTGGGTCAAGACCAGCGATCGCTCGGTGCTTTGATTGTGCCCAACATCGAAGCCTTACAACAATGGGCTGCCGCTCAAAATCTTGCCCTGCGTCTTCCTAATGCTGTGTCCAGTCAGTCTGCCGCACCTCCAGAGGAGTTCCGGACAGCTATTGACCTACATAGTAAAGAGGTTCAGAGCTTATTCCGTAGTGAATTGAACCGAGAAGTCAAAAATCGCCCAGGTTATCGCGCTGATGACCGGATTGGCCCTTTTGAGTTGATTTTAGAACCCTTTTCTCTGGAAAATGGCATGATGACTCAAACATTGAAAATCCGGCGACCCGTTGTTATGGAACGCTATCACGATATTATTATCGGGATGTTTGCCTGA
- a CDS encoding DUF4333 domain-containing protein, whose product MNRKSIHPSKVKPLILLFWLAISSTAALASCNHTPTSSSSPTATTSPSAGNTTQAAKVAKAEAALKSLYTDQVGLAIESITCPENANFKAGSIFECQALAQDVKFGIEIKVENNQGRFDSKVKGKLLNLSKVEELLQKAFKDKAKLDVIADCGGKRRVSKVGDIFTCKVTDKQGKIRNAQVTVKDEKGNFNVKI is encoded by the coding sequence ATGAACAGAAAGTCAATTCACCCTAGTAAAGTCAAGCCCCTCATCCTCCTGTTTTGGCTAGCCATCAGCTCAACGGCTGCCTTGGCAAGCTGCAATCATACCCCGACTTCCTCCAGTTCTCCAACTGCCACAACGTCCCCAAGTGCTGGGAATACAACACAAGCGGCGAAGGTAGCAAAGGCAGAGGCGGCACTCAAGAGCCTTTACACCGACCAAGTGGGGCTTGCGATTGAGTCCATCACTTGTCCAGAAAACGCCAATTTTAAGGCTGGAAGTATTTTTGAATGTCAGGCGCTCGCGCAGGACGTTAAGTTCGGGATAGAGATTAAGGTAGAAAACAACCAAGGCCGTTTTGACTCGAAAGTTAAGGGGAAATTATTAAACTTATCGAAGGTGGAGGAGTTACTCCAAAAAGCGTTCAAAGACAAAGCGAAACTCGATGTTATCGCTGATTGCGGTGGCAAACGCCGAGTTTCTAAAGTGGGAGATATATTCACCTGTAAAGTGACGGATAAACAGGGTAAAATCCGTAATGCTCAAGTCACGGTCAAGGATGAAAAAGGAAATTTCAATGTCAAGATTTAG
- a CDS encoding NUDIX hydrolase → MDNSQPVEVAIAILYSSDRFLMQLRDNIPGIFYPGHWGFFGGHLDPGETPEAAVKRELWEEISYSPPWVSKFGCYSDAKVLRHVFHAPLTVELEQLVLKEGWDMGLLTPEQIKAGRCYSQKADQVRPIGDPHQQILLEFIDRGIWANSHSS, encoded by the coding sequence ATGGATAATAGTCAGCCAGTTGAAGTGGCGATCGCGATTCTTTACTCCTCGGATCGATTCCTAATGCAACTACGAGATAACATCCCTGGCATCTTCTACCCGGGTCATTGGGGCTTTTTTGGAGGTCATCTCGATCCTGGCGAGACGCCCGAAGCAGCAGTGAAACGGGAACTGTGGGAAGAAATTAGCTATAGCCCACCCTGGGTATCCAAGTTCGGCTGCTATTCGGATGCTAAAGTGCTTCGCCATGTTTTCCATGCCCCCTTAACTGTGGAACTAGAGCAATTGGTACTCAAAGAAGGCTGGGATATGGGTTTATTAACCCCCGAACAGATTAAAGCGGGTCGTTGCTACTCTCAAAAGGCGGATCAGGTGCGTCCGATCGGAGATCCTCATCAACAAATTTTGTTGGAATTTATTGACCGAGGGATTTGGGCCAATAGTCATTCGTCATGA
- the folD gene encoding bifunctional methylenetetrahydrofolate dehydrogenase/methenyltetrahydrofolate cyclohydrolase FolD has product MDSTYAHILDGKALAQRIQAQISEEVAQLLSTFGRPPGLAVLMVGDNPASAAYVRGKERACAKAGIASFGRHFPENTSQTELEQTIEALNQDERVDGILVQLPLPDHLDAVSLLHQIHPDKDVDGLHPVNLGRLVRGEAGLQSCTPAGVMRLLREYQIEVKGKQAVVVGRSILVGKPMSLMLLEADATVTIAHSRSQNLKELTRSADILIAAVGRPQFITADMVKPQSVVIDVGINRVCDSSGQSRLVGDVHFDTVRDIAQSITPVPGGVGAMTVAMLLHNTVLSYKRAQS; this is encoded by the coding sequence ATGGACTCAACCTACGCTCACATACTAGATGGTAAAGCTCTTGCTCAACGAATTCAGGCTCAGATCTCTGAAGAGGTCGCTCAGCTGCTCTCAACCTTCGGGCGTCCTCCAGGATTAGCCGTGTTGATGGTCGGTGACAACCCCGCTAGCGCCGCCTACGTGCGGGGGAAAGAGCGGGCTTGCGCTAAGGCAGGGATTGCATCTTTCGGGCGTCATTTCCCAGAAAACACGTCCCAAACCGAACTTGAGCAAACCATTGAAGCCCTGAATCAAGATGAGCGCGTGGATGGCATTCTTGTCCAACTGCCCTTACCCGATCATTTAGATGCTGTTTCATTACTTCACCAAATTCATCCGGATAAAGACGTGGATGGACTGCATCCAGTTAACCTAGGACGTTTGGTACGGGGGGAGGCTGGATTGCAAAGTTGCACGCCAGCCGGGGTGATGCGTCTGTTACGGGAGTACCAAATTGAGGTTAAAGGCAAACAAGCTGTTGTGGTCGGACGCAGTATTTTGGTAGGTAAGCCGATGTCGCTGATGCTGCTAGAAGCCGATGCGACGGTAACCATTGCCCATTCGCGATCGCAAAACCTCAAGGAACTCACACGCAGCGCTGACATTCTGATTGCAGCCGTCGGACGTCCCCAATTCATCACGGCTGACATGGTCAAACCTCAATCCGTGGTGATTGATGTTGGGATTAATCGCGTCTGTGACTCCAGTGGTCAATCGCGTCTGGTCGGCGATGTTCACTTTGACACGGTTCGGGACATTGCCCAATCCATTACCCCCGTACCGGGGGGTGTTGGTGCGATGACTGTTGCCATGTTATTACACAATACTGTACTGAGCTATAAACGAGCGCAATCATAA
- a CDS encoding polyprenyl synthetase family protein, with protein MVATEGRPAPKGESLTFDLSTYLKQRQAQVEAALDRSLPLTYPEKIYEAMRYSLLAGGKRLRPILCLATCELVGGTMEMAMPTACALEMIHTMSLIHDDLPAMDNDDYRRGKLTNHKVYGDDIAILAGDGLLAYAFEYVATQTQNVPAHQVLQVVARLGRAVGAAGLVGGQVVDLESEGNSDIQEETLTFIHTHKTGALLEACVVCGGILGGVTDEEIERLSRYAKNIGLAFQIVDDILDITATQEELGKTAGKDLIAQKATYPSLWGIEASKAKAQQLIDAAKAELEPFAEKAQPLLAIADFITTRTY; from the coding sequence ATGGTAGCGACGGAAGGGCGACCTGCCCCCAAAGGGGAATCCCTCACTTTTGACTTATCAACGTACTTAAAACAACGGCAGGCTCAAGTAGAGGCGGCGCTGGACCGTTCTCTTCCTCTCACCTATCCCGAAAAGATTTATGAGGCGATGCGCTATTCTCTGTTAGCGGGGGGAAAACGCTTGCGTCCAATTCTTTGCCTTGCCACTTGTGAGCTAGTCGGTGGCACGATGGAGATGGCAATGCCCACGGCCTGTGCCCTGGAAATGATTCACACCATGTCGTTGATTCATGATGACCTCCCAGCCATGGATAACGATGACTACCGCCGGGGCAAGCTGACAAATCACAAAGTCTACGGTGATGACATCGCCATTCTGGCAGGAGATGGCTTACTCGCCTATGCTTTTGAGTATGTTGCTACTCAAACCCAGAATGTCCCAGCGCACCAGGTGTTGCAGGTGGTTGCCCGTTTAGGTCGGGCAGTAGGGGCTGCCGGATTGGTGGGCGGTCAAGTGGTTGACCTAGAATCGGAAGGGAACTCAGATATTCAGGAAGAAACCCTGACTTTCATTCACACTCACAAAACCGGGGCTTTGTTAGAAGCCTGTGTGGTTTGTGGTGGAATCTTAGGGGGGGTAACCGATGAGGAGATTGAGCGACTCTCTCGCTATGCCAAAAATATCGGCTTAGCCTTTCAGATTGTTGATGATATCTTGGATATCACCGCTACTCAGGAGGAACTGGGAAAAACCGCGGGGAAAGACCTCATCGCGCAAAAGGCGACTTATCCCAGCCTTTGGGGAATTGAGGCATCCAAAGCCAAAGCTCAACAACTGATAGATGCAGCCAAAGCCGAATTGGAACCGTTTGCTGAGAAGGCTCAACCGCTTTTGGCAATCGCCGACTTCATTACAACACGCACTTACTAA
- a CDS encoding divergent PAP2 family protein yields MQDFGNILNNQVLLVAIIACLVAQLCKLLVELTKNRKLNLRDLVTTGGMPSAHSAFVAALAAGVGQTMGWDSPDFAIATIFAVIVMYDAAGVRQAAGKQARILNQIIDEIFTEGKDFNEDRLKELLGHTPFQVIVGLLLGIAISCLAAPAY; encoded by the coding sequence ATGCAGGACTTTGGCAACATCCTAAACAACCAGGTGCTGCTGGTTGCGATCATTGCTTGTTTAGTTGCACAACTTTGTAAGCTTTTGGTTGAACTCACCAAAAATCGTAAACTTAATCTTCGCGATTTGGTGACAACTGGCGGTATGCCCAGTGCTCACTCAGCATTTGTTGCTGCCCTAGCCGCAGGTGTGGGACAAACGATGGGATGGGATTCTCCGGATTTTGCGATCGCCACCATTTTTGCCGTCATCGTCATGTACGATGCCGCTGGTGTTCGTCAGGCCGCTGGTAAACAAGCACGTATTCTCAACCAAATCATTGATGAGATATTTACTGAAGGCAAAGACTTTAACGAAGACCGACTCAAGGAATTACTCGGACATACCCCCTTTCAGGTCATTGTTGGGCTGCTCTTGGGCATCGCTATTTCCTGTTTAGCAGCTCCTGCTTATTAA
- a CDS encoding DUF2488 family protein, with translation MKTYYYLVASQRFLLEEEPLDEVLKERTRHYHEQEKEIDFWLVKQPAFLEAPQMAEVKQACPQPSVAIISTNPQFITWLKLRLEFVKTGEFQAPSEAIADPLASLASVA, from the coding sequence ATGAAAACCTACTATTACCTTGTCGCCAGTCAACGCTTTCTCCTAGAAGAAGAACCCCTAGATGAAGTCCTCAAGGAGCGTACTAGACACTACCATGAACAGGAAAAAGAGATTGACTTTTGGTTAGTCAAGCAACCTGCCTTCTTAGAGGCACCCCAAATGGCAGAGGTTAAGCAAGCATGTCCCCAACCCTCGGTAGCCATTATTTCTACGAATCCTCAGTTCATTACCTGGTTAAAGCTGCGCTTAGAATTTGTCAAAACCGGAGAATTTCAGGCACCTTCCGAGGCAATTGCTGACCCTCTGGCATCTCTGGCATCTGTCGCGTGA
- a CDS encoding pyridoxine 5'-phosphate synthase codes for MLTLGVNIDHIATIRQARRTVEPDPVAAAVLAELAGADGITVHLREDRRHIQYRDVYVLRQTVRTHLNLEMAPTDAMVAIALDIKPNYVTLVPEKREEVTTEGGLDVVGQMERMTEIVTNLQGAGIPVSLFIDADVAQINAAASTRAKFIELHTGRYADAKDEASREKELTMLARGCEQALAAGLRVNAGHGLTYWNVYPVACLQGMEELNIGHSIISRAVLVGLERAVKEMKQAMRGEL; via the coding sequence GTGCTGACACTTGGCGTTAACATTGACCACATTGCCACAATTCGACAGGCACGGCGCACGGTGGAACCCGACCCGGTGGCGGCAGCGGTGTTAGCCGAACTGGCTGGTGCCGATGGGATTACTGTCCATTTACGAGAAGATCGGCGTCATATTCAATACCGAGATGTCTATGTATTGCGGCAGACGGTGCGGACTCACTTGAATTTGGAAATGGCACCCACGGATGCCATGGTGGCGATCGCACTCGATATTAAACCCAATTATGTCACTCTCGTCCCCGAAAAACGGGAAGAAGTAACCACAGAAGGGGGACTTGATGTCGTCGGTCAAATGGAGCGTATGACTGAGATTGTCACCAACTTGCAAGGGGCGGGGATTCCCGTTAGCCTATTTATCGATGCCGATGTTGCCCAAATTAATGCGGCAGCTTCAACGAGAGCCAAATTTATTGAACTGCACACCGGTCGCTATGCCGATGCTAAGGATGAGGCGAGTCGGGAAAAAGAACTGACGATGTTAGCCAGAGGATGCGAACAAGCACTCGCCGCTGGCTTACGAGTCAATGCCGGACATGGCCTCACCTACTGGAATGTCTACCCCGTTGCTTGCTTACAAGGCATGGAAGAACTCAATATTGGTCATAGCATCATTTCTAGAGCCGTACTCGTGGGTCTAGAACGAGCCGTGAAAGAGATGAAACAAGCCATGCGAGGAGAGTTATGA